The Humulus lupulus chromosome 7, drHumLupu1.1, whole genome shotgun sequence region CAAAAGGCGGCCGCTGGAAAACCCGACTTAGCGAATCACTTCCAGGCGGGCATGAAATCTATCTTGTGCCAGTGGCTCTTGTGCGCCTCATTtatgtagtagtagtagcagtagtagtagtagtagtagtagcagcagcagtagtagcaggagcagcagcggcggcggcggcggTAGCAACGGCAGCGGCAGCAGCGGCGGCGGCAGCGGCAGAGGCAgcagcggcggcggcggcggcagaggcagcagcggcggcggcggcggctGCGGCAGTGGCTGCAGCGGCGGCAGCGGCAGCGTCGAcagcggcggcggcggcggcaaCGGCGACAGCGGCAGCAGTGGCGGCGGCAACAGCGGCGGCGGCGGCAGAGGCAACGGCAGCAGCAGAGGCGGCAGAGGCAGCGGTAATGGCAGAAGCAGCGGCGGCGGCACCGGCAGCGTCGGCACCGGCGGCTGTGGCGGCGGCGGCAGCGGCAGCAGCGGAGGCAGCGGCGGCGGCACCGGCAGCGGCGGCAGCAGCAGCGGCAGCGGCGGCAGCGGCAGCGGCGGCAGCGGCAGCGGCGGCAGCGGCAGCGGCAGCGGCGGCAGcggcagcagcagtagtaggtgcagtagtagtagtttgtagtgaTAGCAGCAGCAGCGGCAACAGCAGTTGTAGGAGCGGCGGCGGCGGCAGCAGCGGCGGCAGCGGCAGCGGCAACAGCAGCAacggtagtggtagcagtagtagtagtttgtagtgaTAGTTtacgtggattttggttcaaaacaggacttagttggaaactcatagcaacaattatggattttataagtttaacctatagtttaagaatattaattataacataaggtttgattaatattgctggttctagaaatattattaattataacctaaggtttagatagaattaataagagcatgacacttgtcataattatattgattaaggatttaagtattttttattaataatttaattaaaagaaagatctagaagctctagaaccttccagcagctgttaggatcgtatttttactcagtcaaagctgtttactcaattcaaaatatgctgaaaaagtgcaaatacgtgtttgatatatcaatgtatgccgatatatcgtcgctataggggtcgatatatcgcctacggaagatatagaaaacacgtcaactttgcacgaatgattgaacgaggctcgggaatatgggggaggcgatatatcacctttagggggtgatatatcggctccaactctcatttttgaaagtttgtgattttaattttaaGAATACCCTCAACCACTTAGACCTGTATTTGAACGATTTTGAcagagttctgggcatctgttgaacaaaaattcaaatctttttcattttatattcatttatttattcaaattaaaaagtgTTAGTctcactcattgaactctataaataggacctagtactcagccattttcttcattcttcaagcatttgttcagagcctccaagttgctaaggttactatagagagaaacacttgatTTTTGGGTTAAatgctttatcattctaagcttttctaaacacttgggaagtgagatatagtgagatttcggtatcaaggtttagatcaattcataagatcatttaaggtattcttatcctaagatcaattctttatggttatttagttttcttttattttcttttcaaatcctaactcttgtttatgattcttggttaggtatttaagtttcttgaaacttaaggttcttttcggtaagtttctacttggatggtttagttctcttttcatcttcattctttagaaatactcatggttttgcttttggtttttaggagtgttccaatcccattcttgttctcaaatatcttggtttttggtaagaaaaataggatagattatatatgcttatatgttaatgttatgatatgtatatgtataattatgttttgtagtccttgggcatttgacttgcttagatagcaagtcccaagaatatgttttgtagtcacttgggcatacgacttgcttagatagcaagccccaagaatttttatcattttcatggtttagagttatgatttaccctacctcgattagtagacaaaggacctagatgagttatcatatactaccatgtgatctaacctacctcgattagtagatagaggatgtagatggttttatcacatgccatgttaatgagtcaatgaccattaatattgtagtcctatatgatgtaCGTTTTTttagttatatgttttatagtatatgtatatgttatagtcttatgtttatgatttatgttgttagtagattttccttgttgggcattaggctcattcctttattttagtttgatgcaggaaaatgattatggaaggcagaaagattcatggcagcttggcttgtgtgttgaggatgaatgaattgaatggactgcgtgacgatcgaggatgacatttttttagtcttttaaattatgtctttatgtatttctgcatttaatatttaaacaattaaagtttatgttttataaacaatgggatcccataccatatcacattttattttatagttttaccttatcttgtattggtacaatgttttgggttttgaaaaaatgttatgttatttataatgtatgtttccaaaattagtagctatgtctagtagttttaatgatccaaggtcttagaaatagttgggtcattacagttggtatcagagcagcggttcatatgcatgacgttctccttgatacacacgcccaagctccgaatctaaccgccaatgtaagtgtttatgtttattatgcttatgtttatgtttatagcaaacgttttagtccttatgttttcagttaagaatggatggagccttgacctatgaggatatccgagctgtttacccaaaaatggcacCTGATGACGTGTCAAGAATTTCTTACACGTGGCTGGCATGTGGCGGTTTCGAGTGAAGAGATCATGTTTGACTGTCGACCAGATAATTATTGATTCGTCAAAGTCTTTTGAtgaggtgcgaccagtctggtcgcatatcGCATACTCTCATCTACTTCCTTTGGGATACGCAttattgtaataattacatttattatatttccttttattacattgatacgctgatcttaattgtaattaaggcccatcagcccatgtaaccctcttgaacctataaataagaagaggggggctcaaggaagggacttttttacTTTGGAACTTTTGGATCTTTAATTTTaatattcagagagaaaagcatagtgtaaTTATCCTCCGAAAATTGTAATACCCCCAcgacttgtgaaactcaagaatccTTATTCTttgatcacaatattgggattcaatatcaataagaacattaCGTGGATGTAGGACGCTACCATCtcattggggccaaaccactataaatcacttgtgtcattttctttccatttgattctcttcttgatttctcttgttctttgtcgtttatttgactccgtgtcgttggccaaaccAAGGGTCAAcacgagccattaaggctttgaaaaggattagagagccaagggatacagtaggagtgttagaaagaatcactcagagattaatcttattccccAAAGAGATAGTTCATCTTTAGACTACTAAGAAAATTATAATGAGAGATATggagcaatatgtcttagtaattaggctttttaaagattttccttctgtaatttcaactttagaagaaatatgggagactatagatgatgaagatgatttaccggtagccatgagatattattttctcattcttAGGTTCACCTccaagttggaatttcaattcacaaatgagcaaaaacatagaatctttatgaatcttccccgaggaaatttt contains the following coding sequences:
- the LOC133792251 gene encoding uncharacterized protein LOC133792251, with the protein product MIVAARLSTILQKAAAGKPDLANHFQAAAAAAAVATAAAAAAAAAAEAAAAAAAAEAAAAAAAAAAVAAAAAAAASTAAAAAATATAAAVAAATAAAAAEATAAAEAAEAAVMAEAAAAAPAASAPAAVAAAAAAAAEAAAAAPAAAAAAAAAAAAAAAAAAAAAAAAAAAAAAAAVVGAVVVVCSDSSSSGNSSCRSGGGGSSGGSGSGNSSNGSGSSSSSL